The Puntigrus tetrazona isolate hp1 chromosome 23, ASM1883169v1, whole genome shotgun sequence genome has a segment encoding these proteins:
- the LOC122328708 gene encoding ERBB receptor feedback inhibitor 1, whose amino-acid sequence MASAQPYWDQHHDHDTMDKLFFGFGSESMDHSLRMYQQNSANVGFERKTPGSCSPCLSPKTPNPTQLLFSSQCHPPAGDQVVPSLQKLSVYEHIPPCSPRRTTKPLPPLPDIGDLSSDETEDDEVEFFSSTSETQYLVPKTPSFQYGLSGRRSFPGNGQVNFAYHEGHQWEHTVTHNQDGPKRRLHRSYSGPAGSFKAANFRPTGLHHSSHSHPQEKPEVPPRVPIRSRFSESADDRRLSIDDCDADKPPKVPPREPIPQVIPRAVSPKSLPIYINGVMPPTQSFAPYPEYVSKAQHKQSCEGPPAPRSPCILPIMEDGKKVSSTHYFLLPHRPGYLDKFERFFKESDS is encoded by the exons ATGGCCTCAGCCCAGCCGTACTGGGATCAGCACCATGACCACGACACCATGGATAA GCTGTTTTTCGGATTTGGTTCGGAGTCCATGGACCACAGCTTGAGAATGTATCAGCAAAACTCTGCAAACGTGGGCTTTGAAA GAAAGACGCCTGGCTCCTGTTCGCCATGTCTGTCTCCCAAGACTCCCAATCCTACACAGCTGCTGTTTTCCTCTCAGTGCCACCCACCTGCGGGAGACCAGGTGGTTCCGTCCTTACAGAAACTGTCTGTTTATGAACACATACCCCCTTGTTCGCCCAGGAGAACAACCAAGCCCCTCCCACCCCTCCCGGACATAGGCGATTTATCCTCTGATGAAACCGAAGATGACGAGGTGGAGTTTTTCTCCAGCACCTCTGAGACCCAATATCTGGTGCCTAAAACCCCTTCCTTCCAGTACGGCTTGTCGGGGAGGCGCAGTTTTCCGGGAAACGGTCAGGTAAACTTTGCGTATCACGAAGGACATCAATGGGAGCACACAGTTACACATAACCAAGACGGACCCAAACGCCGGCTACACCGCTCATATTCTGGCCCCGCCGGATCCTTTAAAGCCGCCAACTTCAGACCGACTGGCCTTCATCATTCTTCCCACAGCCACCCGCAGGAGAAACCCGAAGTCCCGCCCCGCGTCCCAATCCGTTCTCGCTTCAGTGAAAGCGCGGACGACAGGCGGCTGTCAATCGATGACTGTGATGCAGACAAACCTCCTAAAGTGCCGCCAAGGGAGCCCATTCCTCAGGTCATACCGAGAGCCGTCAGTCCAAAAAGCCTCCCAATTTACATCAATGGGGTGATGCCTCCTACTCAGAGCTTTGCTCCTTATCCGGAGTATGTCAGTAAGGCTCAACACAAGCAGAGCTGCGAGGGCCCGCCGGCTCCCCGGAGCCCCTGTATTCTGCCCATCATGGAAGATGGAAAGAAAGTCAGCAGCACCCATTACTTCCTCCTCCCTCATCGGCCTGGCTACTTGGACAAATTTGAGAGGTTTTTCAAAGAATCCGACTCATAG